A genomic region of Sander lucioperca isolate FBNREF2018 chromosome 6, SLUC_FBN_1.2, whole genome shotgun sequence contains the following coding sequences:
- the ncoa5 gene encoding nuclear receptor coactivator 5 isoform X4 → MSRRRSRSASPGRFSRTCSSNDPREMERRIFVGNLPTSDMEKKDLEDLFSPYGKIVGVSMFRGFGFVQFERVEEAEAAKSAQKGRIYKGYKIDVNMAVERRQAKLQSQQSPPRRAPYGSYGDSKEPRPRSRSPVYGRESREGREPRESRDGRESRDSRDGRDPGRESRPGGHSRDHDYRYRSSESRDKDPRGPEPRGPDPRGPESRDPAYSRDDYDRYYRSGSGAEDFYRRKDEPFRDPYRDPWNGRREPEVASNLSSTVDDRGRPEERRRNELYRQYYEELQRRYDTDRPVDCSVIVVNKAQNREYAETVGRKVRDLGMVVDLIFLNTEVSLTQALEDVGRARTPFAIIITQQHQVHRSCTVNILCGTPQEHRNMPMQDAMMLVAHNYDTYKVENREKEREEIARKAAKMADSVLLREPDREGHPVSVLTAITLLSENRFVTPEEMDGLIAYLTDKRTRLLRSAADPLAATVHAAAPAAVHHDVPPSAAGLPPASHSTRTPAQTSHLGLSAASGASANPSHQQELQAKILSLFNSGSGVSAGAGGPPSASQPQAYSSLGPPPSQNPARPSMPGPPAVGSQGYGTPPGRMQVPPGVQRPPTSASGINFDNPSVQKALDTLIQSGPSLNHLVGPAGSQQPPPRSAPGMGQIPPMSMYPRHY, encoded by the exons ATGTCTCGCCGAAGAAGCCGCAGCGCATCACCGGGGCGTTTTTCTCGCACTTGCAGCAGTAATGATCCGAGAGAAATGGAGAGACGAATTTTTGTTGGGAATTTGCCGACCTCGGACATGGAAAAGAAGGATTTGGAAGACCTGTTCAGCCCATATGGGAAGATAGTCG GCGTGTCCATGTTTCGTGGGTTTGGATTTGTACAATTTGAACGTGTTGAGGAAGCCGAAGCTGCAAAGTCTGCCCAAAAGGGTCGAATATATAAAGGTTATAAAATAG ATGTAAATATGGCAGTGGAGCGACGACAAGCTAAACTTCAATCCCAGCAGAGCCCTCCACGAAG GGCCCCGTATGGCAGTTATGGGGACAGCAAAGAACCCCGACCTCGGTCACGCTCACCGGTTTATGGACGGGAGAGCCGTGAAGGGCGTGAGCCTCGGGAGAGCCGTGATGGGCGGGAGTCTCGGGACAGCCGTGATGGGAGGGACCCGGGTAGAGAGTCGAGGCCAGGTGGCCACTCTCGTGACCATGATTACCGGTACCGTAGCTCAGAGAGCAGAGACAAAGACCCCAGAGGCCCAGAACCCAGAGGCCCAGACCCCAGAGGCCCAGAGTCACGTGATCCTGCATACAG CAGAGATGACTATGACCGATACTACCGCAGTGGCAGTGGTGCAGAAGACTTTTATCGGAGGAAGGATGAACCCTTCAGGGACCCTTACAGAGATCCCTGGAACGGACGCCGTGAGCCAGAGG TCGCCTCCAACCTCTCCTCAACAGTAGATGATCGTGGTCGACCAGAAGAGCGCCGGCGTAATGAATTGTATCGACAGTACTATGAAGAACTCCAGCGGCGCTACGACACTGACCGTCCTGTTGACTGCTCTGTGATTGTCGTCAACAAGGCGCAAAA TAGGGAGTATGCTGAGACGGTCGGGCGGAAAGTCCGTGATTTGGGCATGGTGGTGGATCTGATCTTCCTCAACACAGAAGTCTCACTAACCCAGGCACTGGAGGATGTAGGCCGAGCTCGCACTCCCTTTGCCATCATCATTACCCAGCAGCACCAGGTCCACCGGTCCTGCACTGTCAACATCCTGTGTGGCACACCGCAAG AGCATCGGAACATGCCAATGCAGGACGCCATGATGCTGGTTGCCCACAATTATGACACGTACAAAGTTGAAAACCGCGAAAAAGAACGCGAGGAGATTGCCAGAAAGGCTGCCAAGATGGCAGACAGTGTATTACTCAGGGAGCCTGACAGAGAGGGCCACCCTGTTTCTGTGCTCACCGCCATCACGCTGCTGTCTGAAAACAG ATTTGTAACACCAGAGGAAATGGATGGTCTCATTGCCTACCTGACGGACAAAAGAACCCGGCTGCTACGAAGCGCTGCAGACCCTCTTGCAG CTACAGTCCATGCTGCGGCTCCTGCAGCAGTACACCATGACGTTCCGCCCTCAGCTGCAGGACTGCCACCTGCATCCCATTCTACTCGCACACCCGCACAGACCAGCCACCTCGGCTTATCAGCTGCTTCAGGCGCCTCAGCTAACCCCAGCCATCAGCAGGAGCTGCAGGCTAAAATCCTCAGCCTGTTCAACAGCGGTAGCGGGGTTTCAGCAGGCGCTGGTGGCCCACCCTCCGCCTCCCAGCCACAGGCCTACAGCTCCCTTGGCCCACCCCCGTCCCAGAACCCAGCCCGCCCATCCATGCCTGGCCCTCCTGCAGTTGGATCCCAGGGTTATGGCACCCCACCTGGCCGCATGCAAGTCCCACCCGGTGTTCAAAGACCCCCCACCTCTGCTTCAGGTATCAATTTTGACAACCCAAGTGTACAGAAAGCGCTGGACACCCTCATTCAGAGTGGACCATCTCTCAACCATCTGGTGGGCCCTGCTGGCTCACAGCAGCCACCCCCAAGGTCTGCACCCGGCATGGGCCAGATCCCGCCTATGTCCATGTATCCCCGACATTACTGA
- the ncoa5 gene encoding nuclear receptor coactivator 5 isoform X1: MSRRRSRSASPGRFSRTCSSNDPREMERRIFVGNLPTSDMEKKDLEDLFSPYGKIVGVSMFRGFGFVQFERVEEAEAAKSAQKGRIYKGYKIDVNMAVERRQAKLQSQQSPPRRAPYGSYGDSKEPRPRSRSPVYGRESREGREPRESRDGRESRDSRDGRDPGRESRPGGHSRDHDYRYRSSESRDKDPRGPEPRGPDPRGPESRDPAYSRDDYDRYYRSGSGAEDFYRRKDEPFRDPYRDPWNGRREPEVASNLSSTVDDRGRPEERRRNELYRQYYEELQRRYDTDRPVDCSVIVVNKAQNVYLCSENNCREYAETVGRKVRDLGMVVDLIFLNTEVSLTQALEDVGRARTPFAIIITQQHQVHRSCTVNILCGTPQEHRNMPMQDAMMLVAHNYDTYKVENREKEREEIARKAAKMADSVLLREPDREGHPVSVLTAITLLSENRFVTPEEMDGLIAYLTDKRTRLLRSAADPLAATVHAAAPAAVHHDVPPSAAGLPPASHSTRTPAQTSHLGLSAASGASANPSHQQELQAKILSLFNSGSGVSAGAGGPPSASQPQAYSSLGPPPSQNPARPSMPGPPAVGSQGYGTPPGRMQVPPGVQRPPTSASGINFDNPSVQKALDTLIQSGPSLNHLVGPAGSQQPPPRSAPGMGQIPPMSMYPRHY; this comes from the exons ATGTCTCGCCGAAGAAGCCGCAGCGCATCACCGGGGCGTTTTTCTCGCACTTGCAGCAGTAATGATCCGAGAGAAATGGAGAGACGAATTTTTGTTGGGAATTTGCCGACCTCGGACATGGAAAAGAAGGATTTGGAAGACCTGTTCAGCCCATATGGGAAGATAGTCG GCGTGTCCATGTTTCGTGGGTTTGGATTTGTACAATTTGAACGTGTTGAGGAAGCCGAAGCTGCAAAGTCTGCCCAAAAGGGTCGAATATATAAAGGTTATAAAATAG ATGTAAATATGGCAGTGGAGCGACGACAAGCTAAACTTCAATCCCAGCAGAGCCCTCCACGAAG GGCCCCGTATGGCAGTTATGGGGACAGCAAAGAACCCCGACCTCGGTCACGCTCACCGGTTTATGGACGGGAGAGCCGTGAAGGGCGTGAGCCTCGGGAGAGCCGTGATGGGCGGGAGTCTCGGGACAGCCGTGATGGGAGGGACCCGGGTAGAGAGTCGAGGCCAGGTGGCCACTCTCGTGACCATGATTACCGGTACCGTAGCTCAGAGAGCAGAGACAAAGACCCCAGAGGCCCAGAACCCAGAGGCCCAGACCCCAGAGGCCCAGAGTCACGTGATCCTGCATACAG CAGAGATGACTATGACCGATACTACCGCAGTGGCAGTGGTGCAGAAGACTTTTATCGGAGGAAGGATGAACCCTTCAGGGACCCTTACAGAGATCCCTGGAACGGACGCCGTGAGCCAGAGG TCGCCTCCAACCTCTCCTCAACAGTAGATGATCGTGGTCGACCAGAAGAGCGCCGGCGTAATGAATTGTATCGACAGTACTATGAAGAACTCCAGCGGCGCTACGACACTGACCGTCCTGTTGACTGCTCTGTGATTGTCGTCAACAAGGCGCAAAA TGTGTACTTGTGCTCCGAAAACAACTGTAGGGAGTATGCTGAGACGGTCGGGCGGAAAGTCCGTGATTTGGGCATGGTGGTGGATCTGATCTTCCTCAACACAGAAGTCTCACTAACCCAGGCACTGGAGGATGTAGGCCGAGCTCGCACTCCCTTTGCCATCATCATTACCCAGCAGCACCAGGTCCACCGGTCCTGCACTGTCAACATCCTGTGTGGCACACCGCAAG AGCATCGGAACATGCCAATGCAGGACGCCATGATGCTGGTTGCCCACAATTATGACACGTACAAAGTTGAAAACCGCGAAAAAGAACGCGAGGAGATTGCCAGAAAGGCTGCCAAGATGGCAGACAGTGTATTACTCAGGGAGCCTGACAGAGAGGGCCACCCTGTTTCTGTGCTCACCGCCATCACGCTGCTGTCTGAAAACAG ATTTGTAACACCAGAGGAAATGGATGGTCTCATTGCCTACCTGACGGACAAAAGAACCCGGCTGCTACGAAGCGCTGCAGACCCTCTTGCAG CTACAGTCCATGCTGCGGCTCCTGCAGCAGTACACCATGACGTTCCGCCCTCAGCTGCAGGACTGCCACCTGCATCCCATTCTACTCGCACACCCGCACAGACCAGCCACCTCGGCTTATCAGCTGCTTCAGGCGCCTCAGCTAACCCCAGCCATCAGCAGGAGCTGCAGGCTAAAATCCTCAGCCTGTTCAACAGCGGTAGCGGGGTTTCAGCAGGCGCTGGTGGCCCACCCTCCGCCTCCCAGCCACAGGCCTACAGCTCCCTTGGCCCACCCCCGTCCCAGAACCCAGCCCGCCCATCCATGCCTGGCCCTCCTGCAGTTGGATCCCAGGGTTATGGCACCCCACCTGGCCGCATGCAAGTCCCACCCGGTGTTCAAAGACCCCCCACCTCTGCTTCAGGTATCAATTTTGACAACCCAAGTGTACAGAAAGCGCTGGACACCCTCATTCAGAGTGGACCATCTCTCAACCATCTGGTGGGCCCTGCTGGCTCACAGCAGCCACCCCCAAGGTCTGCACCCGGCATGGGCCAGATCCCGCCTATGTCCATGTATCCCCGACATTACTGA
- the ncoa5 gene encoding nuclear receptor coactivator 5 isoform X13, with product MAVERRQAKLQSQQSPPRRAPYGSYGDSKEPRPRSRSPVYGRESREGREPRESRDGRESRDSRDGRDPGRESRPGGHSRDHDYRYRSSESRDKDPRGPEPRGPDPRGPESRDPAYSRDDYDRYYRSGSGAEDFYRRKDEPFRDPYRDPWNGRREPEVASNLSSTVDDRGRPEERRRNELYRQYYEELQRRYDTDRPVDCSVIVVNKAQNVYLCSENNCREYAETVGRKVRDLGMVVDLIFLNTEVSLTQALEDVGRARTPFAIIITQQHQVHRSCTVNILCGTPQEHRNMPMQDAMMLVAHNYDTYKVENREKEREEIARKAAKMADSVLLREPDREGHPVSVLTAITLLSENRFVTPEEMDGLIAYLTDKRTRLLRSAADPLAATVHAAAPAAVHHDVPPSAAGLPPASHSTRTPAQTSHLGLSAASGASANPSHQQELQAKILSLFNSGSGVSAGAGGPPSASQPQAYSSLGPPPSQNPARPSMPGPPAVGSQGYGTPPGRMQVPPGVQRPPTSASGINFDNPSVQKALDTLIQSGPSLNHLVGPAGSQQPPPRSAPGMGQIPPMSMYPRHY from the exons ATGGCAGTGGAGCGACGACAAGCTAAACTTCAATCCCAGCAGAGCCCTCCACGAAG GGCCCCGTATGGCAGTTATGGGGACAGCAAAGAACCCCGACCTCGGTCACGCTCACCGGTTTATGGACGGGAGAGCCGTGAAGGGCGTGAGCCTCGGGAGAGCCGTGATGGGCGGGAGTCTCGGGACAGCCGTGATGGGAGGGACCCGGGTAGAGAGTCGAGGCCAGGTGGCCACTCTCGTGACCATGATTACCGGTACCGTAGCTCAGAGAGCAGAGACAAAGACCCCAGAGGCCCAGAACCCAGAGGCCCAGACCCCAGAGGCCCAGAGTCACGTGATCCTGCATACAG CAGAGATGACTATGACCGATACTACCGCAGTGGCAGTGGTGCAGAAGACTTTTATCGGAGGAAGGATGAACCCTTCAGGGACCCTTACAGAGATCCCTGGAACGGACGCCGTGAGCCAGAGG TCGCCTCCAACCTCTCCTCAACAGTAGATGATCGTGGTCGACCAGAAGAGCGCCGGCGTAATGAATTGTATCGACAGTACTATGAAGAACTCCAGCGGCGCTACGACACTGACCGTCCTGTTGACTGCTCTGTGATTGTCGTCAACAAGGCGCAAAA TGTGTACTTGTGCTCCGAAAACAACTGTAGGGAGTATGCTGAGACGGTCGGGCGGAAAGTCCGTGATTTGGGCATGGTGGTGGATCTGATCTTCCTCAACACAGAAGTCTCACTAACCCAGGCACTGGAGGATGTAGGCCGAGCTCGCACTCCCTTTGCCATCATCATTACCCAGCAGCACCAGGTCCACCGGTCCTGCACTGTCAACATCCTGTGTGGCACACCGCAAG AGCATCGGAACATGCCAATGCAGGACGCCATGATGCTGGTTGCCCACAATTATGACACGTACAAAGTTGAAAACCGCGAAAAAGAACGCGAGGAGATTGCCAGAAAGGCTGCCAAGATGGCAGACAGTGTATTACTCAGGGAGCCTGACAGAGAGGGCCACCCTGTTTCTGTGCTCACCGCCATCACGCTGCTGTCTGAAAACAG ATTTGTAACACCAGAGGAAATGGATGGTCTCATTGCCTACCTGACGGACAAAAGAACCCGGCTGCTACGAAGCGCTGCAGACCCTCTTGCAG CTACAGTCCATGCTGCGGCTCCTGCAGCAGTACACCATGACGTTCCGCCCTCAGCTGCAGGACTGCCACCTGCATCCCATTCTACTCGCACACCCGCACAGACCAGCCACCTCGGCTTATCAGCTGCTTCAGGCGCCTCAGCTAACCCCAGCCATCAGCAGGAGCTGCAGGCTAAAATCCTCAGCCTGTTCAACAGCGGTAGCGGGGTTTCAGCAGGCGCTGGTGGCCCACCCTCCGCCTCCCAGCCACAGGCCTACAGCTCCCTTGGCCCACCCCCGTCCCAGAACCCAGCCCGCCCATCCATGCCTGGCCCTCCTGCAGTTGGATCCCAGGGTTATGGCACCCCACCTGGCCGCATGCAAGTCCCACCCGGTGTTCAAAGACCCCCCACCTCTGCTTCAGGTATCAATTTTGACAACCCAAGTGTACAGAAAGCGCTGGACACCCTCATTCAGAGTGGACCATCTCTCAACCATCTGGTGGGCCCTGCTGGCTCACAGCAGCCACCCCCAAGGTCTGCACCCGGCATGGGCCAGATCCCGCCTATGTCCATGTATCCCCGACATTACTGA
- the ncoa5 gene encoding nuclear receptor coactivator 5 isoform X10, with protein sequence MSRRRSRSASPGRFSRTCSSNDPREMERRIFVGNLPTSDMEKKDLEDLFSPYGKIVGVSMFRGFGFVQFERVEEAEAAKSAQKGRIYKGYKIDVNMAVERRQAKLQSQQSPPRRAPYGSYGDSKEPRPRSRSPVYGRESREGREPRESRDGRESRDSRDGRDPGRESRPGGHSRDHDYRYRSSESRDKDPRGPEPRGPDPRGPESRDPAYSRDDYDRYYRSGSGAEDFYRRKDEPFRDPYRDPWNGRREPEVDDRGRPEERRRNELYRQYYEELQRRYDTDRPVDCSVIVVNKAQKEYAETVGRKVRDLGMVVDLIFLNTEVSLTQALEDVGRARTPFAIIITQQHQVHRSCTVNILCGTPQEHRNMPMQDAMMLVAHNYDTYKVENREKEREEIARKAAKMADSVLLREPDREGHPVSVLTAITLLSENRFVTPEEMDGLIAYLTDKRTRLLRSAADPLAATVHAAAPAAVHHDVPPSAAGLPPASHSTRTPAQTSHLGLSAASGASANPSHQQELQAKILSLFNSGSGVSAGAGGPPSASQPQAYSSLGPPPSQNPARPSMPGPPAVGSQGYGTPPGRMQVPPGVQRPPTSASGINFDNPSVQKALDTLIQSGPSLNHLVGPAGSQQPPPRSAPGMGQIPPMSMYPRHY encoded by the exons ATGTCTCGCCGAAGAAGCCGCAGCGCATCACCGGGGCGTTTTTCTCGCACTTGCAGCAGTAATGATCCGAGAGAAATGGAGAGACGAATTTTTGTTGGGAATTTGCCGACCTCGGACATGGAAAAGAAGGATTTGGAAGACCTGTTCAGCCCATATGGGAAGATAGTCG GCGTGTCCATGTTTCGTGGGTTTGGATTTGTACAATTTGAACGTGTTGAGGAAGCCGAAGCTGCAAAGTCTGCCCAAAAGGGTCGAATATATAAAGGTTATAAAATAG ATGTAAATATGGCAGTGGAGCGACGACAAGCTAAACTTCAATCCCAGCAGAGCCCTCCACGAAG GGCCCCGTATGGCAGTTATGGGGACAGCAAAGAACCCCGACCTCGGTCACGCTCACCGGTTTATGGACGGGAGAGCCGTGAAGGGCGTGAGCCTCGGGAGAGCCGTGATGGGCGGGAGTCTCGGGACAGCCGTGATGGGAGGGACCCGGGTAGAGAGTCGAGGCCAGGTGGCCACTCTCGTGACCATGATTACCGGTACCGTAGCTCAGAGAGCAGAGACAAAGACCCCAGAGGCCCAGAACCCAGAGGCCCAGACCCCAGAGGCCCAGAGTCACGTGATCCTGCATACAG CAGAGATGACTATGACCGATACTACCGCAGTGGCAGTGGTGCAGAAGACTTTTATCGGAGGAAGGATGAACCCTTCAGGGACCCTTACAGAGATCCCTGGAACGGACGCCGTGAGCCAGAGG TAGATGATCGTGGTCGACCAGAAGAGCGCCGGCGTAATGAATTGTATCGACAGTACTATGAAGAACTCCAGCGGCGCTACGACACTGACCGTCCTGTTGACTGCTCTGTGATTGTCGTCAACAAGGCGCAAAA GGAGTATGCTGAGACGGTCGGGCGGAAAGTCCGTGATTTGGGCATGGTGGTGGATCTGATCTTCCTCAACACAGAAGTCTCACTAACCCAGGCACTGGAGGATGTAGGCCGAGCTCGCACTCCCTTTGCCATCATCATTACCCAGCAGCACCAGGTCCACCGGTCCTGCACTGTCAACATCCTGTGTGGCACACCGCAAG AGCATCGGAACATGCCAATGCAGGACGCCATGATGCTGGTTGCCCACAATTATGACACGTACAAAGTTGAAAACCGCGAAAAAGAACGCGAGGAGATTGCCAGAAAGGCTGCCAAGATGGCAGACAGTGTATTACTCAGGGAGCCTGACAGAGAGGGCCACCCTGTTTCTGTGCTCACCGCCATCACGCTGCTGTCTGAAAACAG ATTTGTAACACCAGAGGAAATGGATGGTCTCATTGCCTACCTGACGGACAAAAGAACCCGGCTGCTACGAAGCGCTGCAGACCCTCTTGCAG CTACAGTCCATGCTGCGGCTCCTGCAGCAGTACACCATGACGTTCCGCCCTCAGCTGCAGGACTGCCACCTGCATCCCATTCTACTCGCACACCCGCACAGACCAGCCACCTCGGCTTATCAGCTGCTTCAGGCGCCTCAGCTAACCCCAGCCATCAGCAGGAGCTGCAGGCTAAAATCCTCAGCCTGTTCAACAGCGGTAGCGGGGTTTCAGCAGGCGCTGGTGGCCCACCCTCCGCCTCCCAGCCACAGGCCTACAGCTCCCTTGGCCCACCCCCGTCCCAGAACCCAGCCCGCCCATCCATGCCTGGCCCTCCTGCAGTTGGATCCCAGGGTTATGGCACCCCACCTGGCCGCATGCAAGTCCCACCCGGTGTTCAAAGACCCCCCACCTCTGCTTCAGGTATCAATTTTGACAACCCAAGTGTACAGAAAGCGCTGGACACCCTCATTCAGAGTGGACCATCTCTCAACCATCTGGTGGGCCCTGCTGGCTCACAGCAGCCACCCCCAAGGTCTGCACCCGGCATGGGCCAGATCCCGCCTATGTCCATGTATCCCCGACATTACTGA
- the ncoa5 gene encoding nuclear receptor coactivator 5 isoform X5, with protein sequence MSRRRSRSASPGRFSRTCSSNDPREMERRIFVGNLPTSDMEKKDLEDLFSPYGKIVGVSMFRGFGFVQFERVEEAEAAKSAQKGRIYKGYKIDVNMAVERRQAKLQSQQSPPRRAPYGSYGDSKEPRPRSRSPVYGRESREGREPRESRDGRESRDSRDGRDPGRESRPGGHSRDHDYRYRSSESRDKDPRGPEPRGPDPRGPESRDPAYSRDDYDRYYRSGSGAEDFYRRKDEPFRDPYRDPWNGRREPEDDRGRPEERRRNELYRQYYEELQRRYDTDRPVDCSVIVVNKAQNVYLCSENNCREYAETVGRKVRDLGMVVDLIFLNTEVSLTQALEDVGRARTPFAIIITQQHQVHRSCTVNILCGTPQEHRNMPMQDAMMLVAHNYDTYKVENREKEREEIARKAAKMADSVLLREPDREGHPVSVLTAITLLSENRFVTPEEMDGLIAYLTDKRTRLLRSAADPLAATVHAAAPAAVHHDVPPSAAGLPPASHSTRTPAQTSHLGLSAASGASANPSHQQELQAKILSLFNSGSGVSAGAGGPPSASQPQAYSSLGPPPSQNPARPSMPGPPAVGSQGYGTPPGRMQVPPGVQRPPTSASGINFDNPSVQKALDTLIQSGPSLNHLVGPAGSQQPPPRSAPGMGQIPPMSMYPRHY encoded by the exons ATGTCTCGCCGAAGAAGCCGCAGCGCATCACCGGGGCGTTTTTCTCGCACTTGCAGCAGTAATGATCCGAGAGAAATGGAGAGACGAATTTTTGTTGGGAATTTGCCGACCTCGGACATGGAAAAGAAGGATTTGGAAGACCTGTTCAGCCCATATGGGAAGATAGTCG GCGTGTCCATGTTTCGTGGGTTTGGATTTGTACAATTTGAACGTGTTGAGGAAGCCGAAGCTGCAAAGTCTGCCCAAAAGGGTCGAATATATAAAGGTTATAAAATAG ATGTAAATATGGCAGTGGAGCGACGACAAGCTAAACTTCAATCCCAGCAGAGCCCTCCACGAAG GGCCCCGTATGGCAGTTATGGGGACAGCAAAGAACCCCGACCTCGGTCACGCTCACCGGTTTATGGACGGGAGAGCCGTGAAGGGCGTGAGCCTCGGGAGAGCCGTGATGGGCGGGAGTCTCGGGACAGCCGTGATGGGAGGGACCCGGGTAGAGAGTCGAGGCCAGGTGGCCACTCTCGTGACCATGATTACCGGTACCGTAGCTCAGAGAGCAGAGACAAAGACCCCAGAGGCCCAGAACCCAGAGGCCCAGACCCCAGAGGCCCAGAGTCACGTGATCCTGCATACAG CAGAGATGACTATGACCGATACTACCGCAGTGGCAGTGGTGCAGAAGACTTTTATCGGAGGAAGGATGAACCCTTCAGGGACCCTTACAGAGATCCCTGGAACGGACGCCGTGAGCCAGAGG ATGATCGTGGTCGACCAGAAGAGCGCCGGCGTAATGAATTGTATCGACAGTACTATGAAGAACTCCAGCGGCGCTACGACACTGACCGTCCTGTTGACTGCTCTGTGATTGTCGTCAACAAGGCGCAAAA TGTGTACTTGTGCTCCGAAAACAACTGTAGGGAGTATGCTGAGACGGTCGGGCGGAAAGTCCGTGATTTGGGCATGGTGGTGGATCTGATCTTCCTCAACACAGAAGTCTCACTAACCCAGGCACTGGAGGATGTAGGCCGAGCTCGCACTCCCTTTGCCATCATCATTACCCAGCAGCACCAGGTCCACCGGTCCTGCACTGTCAACATCCTGTGTGGCACACCGCAAG AGCATCGGAACATGCCAATGCAGGACGCCATGATGCTGGTTGCCCACAATTATGACACGTACAAAGTTGAAAACCGCGAAAAAGAACGCGAGGAGATTGCCAGAAAGGCTGCCAAGATGGCAGACAGTGTATTACTCAGGGAGCCTGACAGAGAGGGCCACCCTGTTTCTGTGCTCACCGCCATCACGCTGCTGTCTGAAAACAG ATTTGTAACACCAGAGGAAATGGATGGTCTCATTGCCTACCTGACGGACAAAAGAACCCGGCTGCTACGAAGCGCTGCAGACCCTCTTGCAG CTACAGTCCATGCTGCGGCTCCTGCAGCAGTACACCATGACGTTCCGCCCTCAGCTGCAGGACTGCCACCTGCATCCCATTCTACTCGCACACCCGCACAGACCAGCCACCTCGGCTTATCAGCTGCTTCAGGCGCCTCAGCTAACCCCAGCCATCAGCAGGAGCTGCAGGCTAAAATCCTCAGCCTGTTCAACAGCGGTAGCGGGGTTTCAGCAGGCGCTGGTGGCCCACCCTCCGCCTCCCAGCCACAGGCCTACAGCTCCCTTGGCCCACCCCCGTCCCAGAACCCAGCCCGCCCATCCATGCCTGGCCCTCCTGCAGTTGGATCCCAGGGTTATGGCACCCCACCTGGCCGCATGCAAGTCCCACCCGGTGTTCAAAGACCCCCCACCTCTGCTTCAGGTATCAATTTTGACAACCCAAGTGTACAGAAAGCGCTGGACACCCTCATTCAGAGTGGACCATCTCTCAACCATCTGGTGGGCCCTGCTGGCTCACAGCAGCCACCCCCAAGGTCTGCACCCGGCATGGGCCAGATCCCGCCTATGTCCATGTATCCCCGACATTACTGA